A genomic stretch from Mycobacterium paraterrae includes:
- the ddaH gene encoding dimethylargininase produces the protein MTTFADSGTQARRHVTDRTATVRHYVMTPPRFFAVEYAINPWMDITTPVDASVALTQWQRLRDVYRQLGHHVDVVEPVPGLPDMVYAANGGLIIDGTAVVARFKYAERKQESEAYAAWLSAHGYEPHQTRHVNEGQGDLLPVGDDILAGYGFRTDLRAHGEIAGIFNRRVISLELVDPRFYHLDTALTVLDDTTIAYYPPAFSYVSRAHLETLFPDSIKVDTADAYAFGLNAVSDGRHVVHPAAAVGFARQLTEAGFESIGVEMPELLKGGGSVKCCTLEVYS, from the coding sequence ATGACGACCTTCGCGGATTCCGGAACCCAAGCCAGGCGTCACGTCACCGACCGCACTGCCACGGTCCGGCACTATGTGATGACCCCGCCGCGATTCTTCGCGGTCGAGTACGCCATCAACCCATGGATGGATATCACCACTCCGGTCGACGCGTCCGTCGCGTTGACTCAGTGGCAGCGTCTGCGCGACGTGTATCGGCAACTGGGACACCATGTCGACGTGGTCGAGCCGGTGCCCGGCCTGCCGGACATGGTGTATGCCGCTAACGGCGGTCTGATCATTGACGGCACCGCTGTGGTCGCACGCTTCAAATACGCTGAGCGCAAACAGGAGTCAGAGGCCTACGCCGCTTGGCTGTCGGCGCACGGCTACGAACCACATCAGACTCGTCACGTGAACGAAGGACAAGGTGACCTGCTGCCGGTGGGCGACGACATCCTGGCCGGCTATGGATTTCGAACCGACTTGCGGGCACATGGTGAAATAGCGGGAATCTTCAACCGGCGCGTGATCAGCCTCGAATTGGTCGACCCGCGCTTCTATCACCTCGACACCGCACTGACCGTGCTCGACGACACCACCATTGCCTACTACCCGCCAGCCTTCAGCTACGTCTCGCGGGCGCACCTCGAAACCCTCTTCCCCGACTCGATCAAGGTCGACACCGCCGACGCCTACGCCTTCGGCCTGAACGCCGTGTCCGACGGCCGGCACGTCGTGCATCCGGCCGCCGCCGTCGGTTTCGCGCGGCAACTGACAGAGGCCGGTTTCGAGTCCATCGGCGTCGAAATGCCCGAGTTGCTCAAGGGCGGTGGGTCCGTCAAGTGCTGCACGCTGGAGGTCTACTCGTGA
- the fusA gene encoding elongation factor G, whose translation MAQKDVLTDLTKVRNIGIMAHIDAGKTTTTERILYYTGISYKIGEVHDGAATMDWMEQEQERGITITSAATTCFWNDNQINIIDTPGHVDFTVEVERSLRVLDGAVAVFDGKEGVEPQSEQVWRQADKYDVPRICFVNKMDKIGADFYFSVKTMEDRLGANVIPIQLPVGSEGDFEGVVDLVEMKAKVWRGETKLGETYETIDIPAELQDKADEYRSKLLESVAETDEALLEKYLGGEELSIDEIKGALRKLTISSEAYLVLCGSAFKNKGVQPMLDAVIDYLPSPLDVPPAEGHVPGKEDELITRNPSTDEPFSALAFKVATHPFFGKLTYVRVYSGKVDSGSQVINATKGKKERLGKLFQMHSNKENPVETASAGHIYAVIGLKDTTTGDTLSDPNDQIVLESMTFPDPVIEVAIEPKTKSDQEKLSLSIQKLAEEDPTFKVHLDQETGQTVIGGMGELHLDILVDRMRREFKVEANVGKPQVAYKETIRRPAQNVEFTHKKQTGGSGQFAKVIINLEPFEGEDGATYEFENKVTGGRIPREYIPSVDAGAQDAMQYGVLAGYPLVNLKVTLLDGAYHDVDSSEMAFKIAGSQVLKKAAQQAQPVILEPIMAVEVTTPEDYMGDVIGDLNSRRGQIQAMEERSGARVVRAHVPLSEMFGYVGDLRSKTQGRANYSMVFDSYAEVPANVSKEIIAKATGE comes from the coding sequence GTGGCACAGAAGGACGTGCTGACCGACCTGACCAAGGTCCGCAACATCGGCATCATGGCGCACATCGACGCCGGTAAGACGACGACGACCGAGCGCATCCTCTACTACACCGGTATCAGCTACAAGATCGGTGAGGTGCACGACGGCGCCGCCACCATGGACTGGATGGAGCAGGAACAAGAGCGGGGGATCACCATCACCTCCGCGGCGACCACCTGCTTCTGGAACGACAACCAGATCAACATCATCGACACTCCCGGACACGTCGACTTCACCGTCGAGGTGGAGCGCAGCCTGCGCGTCCTCGACGGCGCGGTGGCCGTGTTCGACGGCAAAGAGGGTGTCGAGCCGCAGTCCGAACAGGTCTGGCGGCAGGCCGACAAGTACGACGTCCCGCGCATCTGCTTCGTCAACAAGATGGACAAGATCGGCGCCGACTTCTACTTCTCGGTGAAGACCATGGAAGACCGGCTGGGCGCCAATGTCATCCCGATCCAGCTGCCCGTCGGCTCGGAGGGTGACTTCGAAGGCGTCGTCGACCTGGTCGAGATGAAGGCCAAAGTGTGGCGCGGCGAGACCAAGCTCGGTGAGACCTACGAGACCATCGACATCCCGGCCGAACTGCAGGACAAGGCTGACGAATACCGCAGCAAGCTGCTCGAGTCGGTCGCCGAGACCGACGAGGCGCTGCTGGAGAAATACCTCGGCGGCGAGGAGCTCTCGATCGACGAGATCAAGGGCGCGCTGCGCAAGCTGACCATCAGCTCCGAGGCCTACCTGGTGCTGTGCGGTAGCGCGTTCAAGAATAAGGGTGTGCAGCCGATGCTGGACGCCGTGATCGACTACCTTCCCTCGCCGCTGGACGTGCCGCCTGCCGAAGGCCACGTACCGGGCAAGGAAGACGAGCTGATCACCCGCAACCCGTCGACCGACGAGCCGTTCTCGGCGCTGGCGTTCAAGGTTGCCACTCACCCGTTCTTCGGCAAGCTGACCTACGTCCGGGTGTACTCGGGCAAGGTCGACTCCGGCAGCCAGGTGATCAACGCCACCAAGGGCAAGAAGGAGCGGCTGGGCAAGCTGTTCCAGATGCACTCCAACAAGGAGAACCCGGTGGAGACGGCATCGGCCGGCCACATCTACGCCGTGATCGGTCTGAAGGACACCACCACCGGTGACACCTTGAGCGACCCCAACGACCAGATCGTGCTGGAGTCGATGACCTTCCCGGACCCGGTCATCGAGGTCGCCATCGAGCCCAAGACCAAGAGCGACCAGGAGAAGCTGAGCCTCTCGATCCAGAAGCTCGCCGAAGAGGACCCGACCTTCAAGGTTCACCTGGACCAGGAGACCGGCCAGACCGTCATCGGCGGGATGGGCGAGCTGCACCTGGACATCCTGGTCGACCGCATGCGTCGTGAGTTCAAGGTCGAGGCGAACGTCGGTAAGCCGCAGGTGGCCTACAAGGAGACCATTCGCCGGCCGGCGCAGAACGTGGAGTTCACCCACAAGAAGCAGACGGGTGGCTCGGGCCAGTTCGCGAAGGTCATCATCAACCTCGAACCCTTCGAGGGCGAGGACGGCGCGACCTACGAATTCGAGAACAAGGTCACCGGTGGTCGCATCCCGCGTGAGTACATCCCGTCGGTGGACGCCGGTGCCCAGGACGCCATGCAGTACGGCGTGCTGGCCGGCTACCCGCTGGTGAACCTAAAGGTGACCCTGCTCGACGGTGCCTACCACGACGTCGACTCGTCGGAAATGGCATTCAAGATCGCTGGTTCCCAGGTGCTGAAAAAGGCTGCGCAGCAAGCACAGCCGGTCATCCTGGAGCCGATCATGGCTGTCGAGGTCACCACGCCCGAGGACTACATGGGTGACGTGATCGGCGACCTGAACTCCCGCCGTGGCCAGATCCAGGCCATGGAGGAACGCAGCGGCGCACGTGTGGTCAGGGCCCACGTGCCGCTGTCGGAGATGTTCGGCTACGTCGGCGACCTTCGGTCGAAGACTCAAGGCCGGGCGAACTACTCCATGGTCTTCGACTCCTACGCCGAAGTTCCGGCGAACGTGTCGAAGGAGATCATCGCGAAGGCGACGGGCGAGTGA
- the rpsG gene encoding 30S ribosomal protein S7, which translates to MPRKGPAPKRPLVNDPVYGSQLVTQLVNKVLLDGKKSLAERIVYGALEQARDKTGTDPVITLKRAMDNVKPALEVRSRRVGGATYQVPVEVRPERSVTLALRWLVSFSKQRREKTMIERLANEILDASNGLGAAVKRREDTHKMAEANRAFAHYRW; encoded by the coding sequence ATGCCGCGCAAGGGGCCCGCGCCTAAGCGTCCACTGGTCAACGACCCGGTCTACGGATCGCAACTGGTCACCCAGTTGGTCAACAAAGTTCTGCTGGACGGGAAGAAATCGCTGGCCGAACGCATTGTTTATGGTGCGCTCGAACAAGCTCGCGACAAGACCGGCACTGACCCGGTGATCACGCTGAAGCGCGCAATGGACAACGTCAAGCCCGCCCTCGAGGTGCGCAGCCGCCGTGTGGGTGGTGCCACCTACCAGGTGCCGGTCGAGGTTCGTCCGGAGCGCTCGGTGACGCTGGCCCTGCGTTGGCTGGTCAGCTTCTCCAAGCAGCGTCGCGAGAAGACCATGATCGAGCGCCTGGCAAACGAGATCCTGGATGCCAGCAACGGCCTGGGTGCCGCCGTCAAGCGGCGCGAGGACACCCACAAGATGGCCGAGGCGAACCGCGCCTTCGCGCACTACCGCTGGTAG
- the rpsL gene encoding 30S ribosomal protein S12, translated as MPTIQQLVRKGRRDKVAKVKTAALKGSPQRRGVCTRVYTTTPKKPNSALRKVARVKLTSQVEVTAYIPGEGHNLQEHSMVLVRGGRVKDLPGVRYKIIRGSLDTQGVKNRKQARSRYGAKKEKS; from the coding sequence ATGCCAACCATTCAGCAGCTGGTCCGTAAGGGTCGCCGAGACAAGGTCGCCAAGGTCAAGACCGCGGCCCTCAAGGGCAGCCCGCAGCGTCGCGGCGTGTGCACCCGCGTGTACACCACGACCCCGAAGAAGCCGAACTCGGCGCTTCGCAAGGTCGCCCGTGTGAAGCTGACGAGCCAGGTTGAGGTCACCGCCTACATCCCCGGTGAGGGCCACAACCTGCAGGAGCACTCGATGGTGCTGGTGCGTGGTGGTCGTGTGAAGGACCTGCCGGGTGTGCGTTACAAGATCATCCGCGGCTCGCTGGACACCCAGGGTGTCAAGAACCGCAAGCAGGCTCGCAGCCGTTACGGCGCCAAGAAGGAGAAGAGCTAA
- the tuf gene encoding elongation factor Tu codes for MAKAKFERTKPHVNIGTIGHVDHGKTTLTAAITKVLHDKYPALNESRAFDQIDNAPEERQRGITINISHVEYQTEKRHYAHVDAPGHADYIKNMITGAAQMDGAILVVAATDGPMPQTREHVLLARQVGVPYILVALNKADMVDDEELLELVELEVRELLAAQEFDEDAPVIKVSALKALEGDEKWVKSVEELMDAVDESIPDPVRETELPFLMPVEDVFTITGRGTVVTGRVERGVINVNEEVEIVGIKPASTKTTVTGVEMFRKLLDQGQAGDNVGLLLRGIKREDVERGQVVTKPGTTTPHTDFEGQVYILSKDEGGRHTPFFNNYRPQFYFRTTDVTGVVTLPEGTEMVMPGDNTEISVKLIQPVAMDDGLRFAIREGGRTVGAGRVTKIIK; via the coding sequence GTGGCGAAGGCGAAGTTCGAGCGGACGAAGCCGCACGTCAACATCGGGACCATTGGTCACGTTGACCACGGCAAGACCACGTTGACCGCGGCTATCACCAAGGTTCTGCATGACAAGTACCCGGCACTCAACGAGTCGCGCGCGTTCGACCAGATCGACAACGCACCCGAAGAGCGTCAGCGCGGTATCACGATCAACATCTCCCACGTGGAGTACCAGACCGAGAAGCGTCACTACGCACACGTCGACGCCCCGGGTCACGCCGACTACATCAAGAACATGATCACCGGTGCCGCCCAGATGGACGGCGCGATCCTGGTGGTCGCCGCCACCGACGGCCCGATGCCGCAGACCCGCGAGCACGTGCTGCTGGCCCGTCAGGTCGGCGTGCCCTACATCTTGGTGGCGCTGAACAAGGCCGACATGGTCGACGACGAGGAGCTGCTGGAGCTCGTCGAGCTCGAGGTCCGCGAGTTGCTGGCCGCCCAGGAGTTCGACGAGGACGCCCCGGTCATCAAGGTATCGGCACTCAAGGCCCTCGAGGGTGACGAGAAGTGGGTCAAGTCCGTCGAGGAACTGATGGACGCCGTCGACGAGTCGATTCCCGACCCGGTTCGCGAGACCGAGCTGCCGTTCCTGATGCCCGTCGAGGACGTGTTCACCATCACCGGTCGTGGCACCGTGGTGACCGGCCGTGTCGAGCGCGGCGTGATCAACGTCAACGAAGAGGTCGAGATCGTCGGCATCAAGCCGGCCAGCACCAAGACCACGGTCACCGGTGTGGAAATGTTCCGCAAGCTGCTGGACCAGGGCCAGGCTGGCGACAACGTCGGTCTGCTGCTGCGTGGAATCAAGCGTGAGGACGTCGAGCGCGGTCAGGTTGTGACCAAGCCCGGCACCACCACCCCGCACACCGACTTCGAGGGCCAGGTCTACATCCTGTCCAAGGACGAGGGTGGCCGGCACACGCCGTTCTTCAACAACTACCGTCCGCAGTTCTACTTCCGCACCACCGACGTGACCGGTGTGGTGACGCTGCCGGAGGGCACCGAGATGGTGATGCCCGGTGACAACACCGAGATCTCGGTCAAGCTGATCCAGCCCGTCGCCATGGACGACGGCCTGCGGTTCGCGATCCGTGAAGGTGGCCGCACCGTCGGCGCCGGCCGGGTCACCAAGATCATCAAGTAA
- a CDS encoding SHOCT domain-containing protein, with protein sequence MLARYLKAQLIVLVCGGLVGPIFLITYFVLPGLMGDQFSSVDSSIGTTIQQSTSWLLWVGVLITVIDVFVALWLANRGAQSSAKMAALRQTGVLATAQIQGMGETGLRINEHPVVNLDLRITGPGVDFTDRKRVTVDFTKQAIVTARKLVVLVDPNTREYEIDWQASALVAGVVPMQITSSEDHKTYDLTGQAGPLMEILQIYKASNLPMSGTVDIRNYPAVRQQIMAVVRRAAEAQPVPAAAGGAAAPAQPSAGQRLEELEKLHASGAISEAEYAAARQKIIAEL encoded by the coding sequence ATGCTTGCGCGTTACTTGAAGGCCCAACTCATCGTCCTCGTCTGCGGTGGTTTGGTGGGCCCCATCTTCCTCATCACCTATTTCGTGCTGCCCGGCCTGATGGGTGATCAGTTCAGTTCCGTCGACTCCTCCATCGGCACCACGATTCAGCAGAGCACGTCGTGGTTGCTGTGGGTGGGTGTGCTCATCACCGTCATCGACGTGTTCGTGGCGTTGTGGCTGGCCAACCGCGGCGCCCAATCGTCGGCGAAGATGGCGGCGCTGCGACAGACCGGTGTGCTGGCCACGGCGCAGATCCAGGGCATGGGCGAAACCGGCCTCCGAATCAACGAACACCCGGTGGTGAACCTTGACCTGCGGATCACCGGCCCCGGAGTCGATTTCACCGATCGCAAGCGGGTGACCGTCGACTTCACCAAGCAGGCGATCGTGACCGCGCGCAAACTCGTCGTGCTGGTCGACCCGAACACGCGTGAATACGAAATCGACTGGCAGGCAAGCGCGTTGGTGGCCGGAGTGGTGCCCATGCAGATCACCAGCTCCGAGGACCACAAGACCTACGACCTGACCGGTCAGGCCGGCCCGCTGATGGAGATCCTGCAGATCTATAAGGCCAGCAACCTACCGATGTCCGGCACCGTCGACATCCGCAACTACCCGGCCGTCCGACAGCAGATCATGGCGGTGGTCCGACGTGCGGCCGAGGCGCAGCCGGTGCCCGCAGCCGCCGGAGGAGCCGCCGCGCCTGCTCAGCCGTCGGCCGGGCAGCGGCTCGAAGAGCTGGAGAAGCTGCACGCCAGCGGCGCCATCTCCGAGGCGGAATACGCCGCGGCGCGGCAGAAGATCATCGCCGAGCTCTGA
- a CDS encoding TetR/AcrR family transcriptional regulator — MPAEPESSAGRSGAASRSGTRGARLSRDIIVNAALTFLDREGWDALTINALATQLGTKGPSLYNHVDSLEDLRRTVRIRVIDDIINMLNRVGEGRARDDAVLVMASAYRSYAHHHPGRYSAFTRMPLGVGDDPEYTAATRAAAAPVIAVLSSYGLDLEQAFYAALEFWSAMHGFVLLEMTGVMDDIDTDSVFSDMVLRLAAGMELRSGSRAGEGR, encoded by the coding sequence ATGCCAGCTGAGCCGGAGTCATCGGCAGGCCGGTCGGGTGCTGCCTCCAGATCCGGAACGCGCGGCGCCAGGCTCAGCCGCGACATCATCGTCAACGCCGCCTTGACCTTCCTGGATCGCGAGGGCTGGGACGCCCTGACCATCAACGCGTTGGCGACACAGCTCGGAACCAAGGGGCCGTCGCTGTACAACCACGTCGACAGCCTGGAAGACCTGCGCCGTACGGTGCGCATTCGCGTCATCGACGACATCATCAACATGCTGAACCGGGTTGGCGAGGGCCGCGCTCGCGACGATGCGGTGCTGGTCATGGCCAGCGCCTACCGCAGCTACGCCCACCACCACCCAGGCCGGTACTCGGCCTTCACCCGGATGCCGCTGGGCGTCGGCGACGATCCCGAATACACCGCCGCGACCCGGGCCGCCGCCGCGCCGGTGATCGCAGTCCTGTCGTCCTACGGTCTCGACCTCGAGCAGGCGTTCTATGCCGCCCTGGAGTTCTGGTCGGCCATGCACGGTTTCGTGCTGCTGGAGATGACCGGCGTGATGGACGACATCGACACCGACTCGGTGTTCTCCGACATGGTGCTTCGGCTCGCCGCCGGCATGGAGTTACGCAGCGGATCCCGCGCCGGTGAGGGCCGGTAG
- a CDS encoding Lrp/AsnC family transcriptional regulator, with protein MDRLDDLDEQILAELAQHARATFAEIGERVKLSAPAVKRRVDRMLDSGVIRGFTTVIDRNAVGWKTEAYVQVFCHGRISPSQLRRAWVDIPEVASAATVTGPSDALLRVLARDMPHLEDALERIRTSADIERSESIVVLSNLIDRSRAQG; from the coding sequence ATGGACCGATTGGACGACCTCGATGAGCAGATTCTGGCCGAACTAGCTCAGCACGCCCGCGCGACATTCGCCGAAATCGGCGAGCGGGTGAAGTTGTCGGCCCCCGCGGTCAAACGGCGCGTCGACCGGATGCTCGACAGCGGGGTGATCCGCGGATTCACCACCGTGATCGATCGCAACGCCGTCGGCTGGAAGACCGAAGCCTACGTCCAGGTCTTCTGCCACGGCCGCATCTCTCCGAGCCAGCTGCGCCGCGCCTGGGTCGACATTCCCGAAGTCGCAAGTGCTGCAACGGTAACCGGTCCTTCCGACGCGCTCCTGCGGGTGCTGGCGCGCGACATGCCGCATTTGGAGGATGCGCTCGAGCGCATCCGCACCAGTGCGGATATCGAACGCAGCGAAAGCATCGTCGTGTTGTCCAATTTGATCGACCGGTCGCGCGCACAGGGGTGA
- a CDS encoding mycofactocin-coupled SDR family oxidoreductase, translated as MSGALEGRVAFITGAARGQGRAHAARLAREGADVIALDICAPVSDTISYPAATPEDLAETVRVVEAEGRKILARQVDTRDDTALRRLVADGVEEFGRLDILIANAGVLSWGRVWELSDEQWDSVISVNLTGTFQTVRAVVPAMIEAGNGGAIVVVSSSAGLKATPGNGHYSASKYGLTGLTNSLAIELGEYGIRVNSIHPYSVETPMIEPELMMEVFGKHPHFIHSFGPMPLQPNGFMGAAEVSDVVAWLVSDGSGTLTGAQIPVDKGVLKY; from the coding sequence GTGTCGGGAGCACTCGAGGGACGGGTGGCGTTTATCACCGGAGCGGCGCGCGGCCAGGGCCGCGCGCATGCGGCGCGACTCGCGCGCGAGGGCGCCGATGTCATCGCCCTCGACATCTGCGCGCCGGTGTCCGACACCATCAGCTACCCCGCTGCGACGCCTGAAGACTTGGCCGAGACGGTCCGCGTCGTCGAGGCCGAAGGCCGCAAGATTCTGGCCCGCCAGGTCGATACCCGTGACGACACCGCGCTGCGCCGGCTGGTGGCCGACGGCGTCGAGGAATTCGGCCGCCTCGACATCTTGATCGCCAACGCGGGCGTGCTCAGCTGGGGACGGGTGTGGGAACTCTCCGACGAACAGTGGGACAGCGTCATCAGCGTGAACCTGACGGGCACCTTCCAGACCGTGCGCGCGGTGGTGCCCGCGATGATCGAGGCGGGTAACGGTGGGGCGATCGTAGTGGTCAGCTCGTCGGCCGGCCTGAAGGCGACTCCGGGTAACGGTCACTATTCCGCGTCCAAATACGGCTTGACCGGCCTGACCAACTCGTTGGCAATCGAATTGGGAGAGTACGGGATTCGGGTCAACTCCATCCATCCCTACTCGGTGGAGACGCCGATGATCGAGCCCGAGTTGATGATGGAGGTCTTTGGCAAGCACCCGCACTTCATCCACAGCTTCGGACCGATGCCGCTGCAGCCGAACGGTTTCATGGGTGCCGCCGAAGTGTCCGACGTGGTGGCATGGCTCGTCAGCGACGGTTCGGGCACGCTGACCGGAGCCCAGATCCCGGTCGACAAAGGCGTGCTGAAGTACTAG
- a CDS encoding NAD(P)/FAD-dependent oxidoreductase — MTTSAGGNGILIVGGGLAATRTAEQLRRAEFAGPITIVSDEVHLPYDRPPLSKEVLRSEVDDVTLKPREFYDEKNITLRLGSAATGVDTGAQTVTLDDGSTLGYDELVIATGLVPRRIPSFPDLDGIRVLRSFDESLALRQHASKAQRAVVVGAGFIGCEVAASLRGLGVDVVLVEPQPAPLAAVLGEQIGGLVARLHRDEGVDVRTGVGVAEVRGDSHVESVHLTDGTEVTADLVVVGIGSRPATDWLEGSGIEVDNGVICDAAGRTSAPNVWALGDVASWRDTKGHQVRVEHWSNVAEQARAVVPAMLGQDAPAAVVVPYFWSDQYDVKIQCLGEPVATDTVHIVEDDGRKFLAYYERDGAVAGVVGGGMPGKVMKARGKIAAAAPISELLG, encoded by the coding sequence ATGACCACTAGCGCAGGCGGCAACGGAATCCTGATCGTCGGTGGAGGACTCGCCGCGACCCGTACCGCCGAGCAATTGCGCCGAGCGGAGTTCGCCGGGCCGATCACCATTGTCAGCGACGAAGTCCATCTGCCCTACGACCGCCCCCCGCTGTCCAAAGAGGTGTTGCGCAGCGAAGTCGACGACGTGACGCTCAAGCCGCGCGAGTTCTACGACGAGAAGAACATCACCCTGCGGCTGGGGTCGGCCGCCACCGGCGTCGACACCGGGGCGCAGACCGTCACACTCGACGACGGATCGACGCTCGGCTACGACGAACTGGTGATCGCGACGGGTTTGGTGCCACGGCGCATCCCGAGCTTTCCGGACCTCGACGGGATTCGGGTGCTGCGTTCCTTCGACGAAAGTCTGGCCCTGCGCCAGCACGCGTCCAAAGCGCAGCGAGCCGTGGTGGTCGGCGCCGGATTCATCGGCTGTGAGGTCGCGGCCAGTTTGCGCGGGTTGGGGGTCGACGTCGTGCTGGTCGAGCCGCAGCCCGCGCCCCTGGCGGCCGTTCTCGGCGAGCAGATCGGCGGGCTGGTGGCGCGGCTGCACCGCGACGAGGGCGTCGACGTCCGCACCGGGGTCGGAGTGGCCGAGGTGCGCGGCGACTCTCACGTCGAGAGCGTGCACCTGACCGACGGCACTGAGGTGACCGCCGACCTGGTGGTGGTGGGCATCGGCTCGCGCCCGGCGACCGACTGGCTGGAGGGCAGCGGTATCGAGGTCGACAACGGAGTCATCTGTGATGCCGCCGGACGAACCAGCGCACCCAACGTGTGGGCCCTCGGCGATGTCGCCTCCTGGCGCGACACCAAGGGACACCAAGTGCGGGTGGAACATTGGAGCAACGTCGCCGAACAGGCCCGTGCCGTGGTGCCGGCAATGCTCGGCCAGGACGCCCCGGCGGCCGTGGTCGTCCCGTACTTCTGGAGCGATCAGTACGACGTCAAGATCCAGTGCCTGGGTGAGCCGGTCGCCACGGATACCGTTCACATCGTGGAGGACGACGGCCGCAAATTCCTGGCCTACTACGAACGCGACGGTGCGGTGGCCGGCGTCGTCGGCGGTGGAATGCCCGGCAAGGTCATGAAGGCGCGTGGCAAAATCGCGGCGGCAGCGCCGATCTCGGAGCTTCTGGGTTAA
- the rocD gene encoding ornithine--oxo-acid transaminase yields MDTFAGSGTLTESAIALDERACAHNYSPLPVVAASAEGCWITDVEGRRFLDCLAAYSAVNFGHRNPEITATAHAQLDTVTLVSRAFHAEALGRFCAALASLCDKEMVLPMNSGAEAVESALKVARKWGTDVKGVPIDKANIVVADNNFHGRTISIVSFSSDPVARAGFGPFTPGFRSVPFGDADALTEAIDEHTVAVLLEPIQGEAGVVVPPPHYLPNVREICSARDVLMIADEIQSGLARTGRTFACDHWGVVPDVYLLGKALGGGVVPLSAVVADSDILAVLHPGEHGSTFGGNPLAAAIGSTVVSMLARGEFQERAARLGKRLHGRLRALIGHGVIAVRGRGLWAGVDIDPALGSGKTISLRLAERGILVKDTHGSTIRVAPPLVITEAEIDWAIEQLAETLADLAA; encoded by the coding sequence ATGGACACCTTCGCCGGAAGCGGCACTCTGACTGAGAGCGCCATTGCGCTGGACGAGCGCGCATGCGCGCACAACTACTCACCGCTGCCGGTGGTGGCCGCCAGCGCCGAGGGGTGTTGGATCACCGACGTCGAAGGACGCCGGTTCCTGGACTGCCTGGCCGCATACTCGGCGGTGAACTTCGGGCACCGCAATCCCGAGATCACCGCGACTGCGCACGCCCAGTTGGACACCGTCACACTGGTCAGTCGCGCCTTCCACGCCGAAGCACTGGGTCGGTTCTGCGCGGCGTTGGCGAGCTTGTGCGACAAGGAGATGGTGTTGCCGATGAACAGCGGCGCCGAAGCGGTCGAAAGCGCGCTGAAGGTGGCACGCAAATGGGGCACCGACGTCAAGGGCGTACCCATCGACAAGGCCAATATCGTGGTCGCCGACAACAACTTTCACGGCCGGACCATCAGCATCGTCAGCTTCTCGTCAGACCCCGTGGCGCGCGCGGGCTTCGGACCATTCACCCCCGGCTTTCGATCGGTGCCGTTCGGGGATGCGGACGCCCTGACCGAGGCGATCGACGAGCACACCGTCGCCGTCCTGCTCGAGCCCATCCAGGGTGAGGCCGGCGTGGTAGTGCCCCCACCGCACTACCTGCCGAACGTGCGTGAAATCTGCTCAGCACGTGACGTTCTCATGATCGCCGACGAGATCCAGTCCGGCCTGGCTCGGACCGGTCGGACTTTTGCCTGCGACCACTGGGGGGTGGTGCCCGACGTCTACCTGCTCGGTAAGGCGTTGGGCGGCGGCGTGGTGCCGCTGTCGGCGGTGGTCGCCGACAGCGACATCCTCGCGGTGTTACATCCCGGCGAGCACGGGTCGACGTTCGGCGGCAATCCGTTGGCCGCGGCGATCGGCAGCACGGTGGTGTCGATGCTGGCGCGCGGCGAGTTCCAGGAGCGCGCGGCAAGGTTGGGAAAGCGACTGCACGGGCGGCTGCGCGCGCTGATCGGCCACGGGGTCATTGCCGTGCGCGGACGCGGGCTTTGGGCCGGCGTCGACATCGACCCGGCGCTGGGCAGCGGCAAGACGATCAGTCTCCGCCTGGCCGAACGCGGCATCCTGGTCAAGGACACCCACGGGTCGACCATCCGCGTCGCGCCGCCACTGGTGATCACAGAGGCGGAAATCGACTGGGCCATCGAGCAATTGGCCGAGACGCTGGCCGACCTGGCGGCCTAG